Genomic DNA from Thermobifida alba:
CTCATCGAGTTCCAGAGCGTCCAGCTCACCCTGGCCGACATGGTGATGCAGGTGGACTCCGCCCGGCTGCTGCAGCAGCGCGCCGCGGCCAGCGCCGAGGGCGGCAAGCTGCCCGACCCGCTGCAGGTCTCCCTGGCCAAGTGCGCCGCCAACGAGATGGCCAAGCGGGTCACCGACCTGGCCATGCAGCTGCACGGCGGCAACGGGTACACCGAGGAGTACGGCATCGAGCGGCTGCACCGCGACGCCCACGGCTGGGCCATCGCGGGCGGCACGCCGAACATGCAGCGCATGCGCATCGTCTCCGAACTGCTGGGCCGCAAGTTCAACCAGCGCCGCTAGGGCCTCTCGGCGGGCCCGGGGAACGGGTGGCCCCGCCGCGGGATGCGGCGGGGCCACCCGGGCGGTGTCCGCGGGACGGTCTGCCGGACAGGCCCTGGACGGGCCGTTTCAGCACACAGCTTCGAGCGAGAAGAGGGCGATCGTGGAAGAGGGGCAGATGTTCGACCTGGGGCCGCGCCACCGCGAGGTCCAGAGGGTCGCGCGTTCCGTGGCCGAACGCGTGGCGGAGTTCGCCGACGAGGCGGACGCCGCGGTGGAGGTGCACCAGGGTGTGGCGGAGGTGCTGCGCGACAGCGGCCTGGCGCGCCAGGTGGTGCCCGCGGCCTACGGGGGTGAGAGCGACGTCCTCGACCCGCTGGCCATCGCCGTCGTCCGCGAGGCGCTCATGTACAGCTCGGCCCACCTGGACTCCCTGTTCGGCATGCAGGGGGTGGGAAGCTACTCGCTCACCGTCGGCGGGACCGAGGAGCTGAAGCGCGAGTGGCTGCCCCGGGTGGCGCGCCTGGAGGCGATCGCCGGGCTCGCCCTGACCGAGCCCGACATCGGCTCCGACCTGCGCGGCGTCACCACGACGATCGAGGCCACCGCCACGGGCGTGCGGGTCGACGGCCGCAAGTCGTTCATCACCAACGGCGGCGCCGCCGACTTCTACTGCGTCCTCGGCCGCGAGGGCGAGGGCTACTCCATGGTGCTGGTCCCGGCGGACTCGCCCGGACTCACCATCCGGCGCGGGGACGACCTGATCGCCCCGCACATCCTGGGCGAGCTGCACTTCGACGGCGTCGAGGTGCCCGAGAGCCACCGCCTCGGCGTGCCGGGCAAGGCGTTCTCCCTGATGCTGCAGACCCTGGCGGTGTTCCGGGTGACCGTGGCGGGCTCGGCCGTCGGGCTGGCCCAGGCGGCCCTGGACGAGGCGCTGAACCACGCCCGGACCCGGGAGCAGTTCGGCCGTCCGCTGCTGGAGCTGGGCGCGGTCTCGCAGAGCCTGGCGTGGTCGTGGACCGAGGTCGAGACGGCCCGGGCCATCACCTACCGGGCGGCGGCGCTGGCCAAGAGCGATCCGCTGGCCCACCTGGACTACTCTTCGATTGCCAAGGTCAGCGCGACGGAGGCGGCCGGGAGGGTGGTCGACCGCTCGGTGCAGACCATGGGGCGCTTCGGCCTGGTCCGCGGTTCCAAGATCGAGCGGCTCTACCGCAACGCGCGCCCGCTGCGCATCTACGAGGGCGCCACCGAGGTGCTGCTCGACTCCCTGGCCCGCCGCCTCGACAAGCGGAGCCGCTGATCCCTCTCCCGTCCCGCCGCGACGCAGCGTGTGTCCTGCGCGACCGACTCCCTTGACCCACATCACAGAAAACCATTATGATGATTAGAAGTAATACGGTGTGGGGAATCGCGACGTCGCGGCGGACGGGAAGCGCCACACGGACGATCACGACACGAGACCACTGTGAAGGGACGCGATAATGCGCCGTTTTGAAGGACGTATCGCCGCCGTTGTCGGCGGTGGATCCGGCATGGGCCGCGCCATCTCGCACCGCCTGGCCTCCGAGGGCGCCACCGTCTACGTGGCCGACCTCAGCGAGGACG
This window encodes:
- a CDS encoding acyl-CoA dehydrogenase family protein; this translates as MEEGQMFDLGPRHREVQRVARSVAERVAEFADEADAAVEVHQGVAEVLRDSGLARQVVPAAYGGESDVLDPLAIAVVREALMYSSAHLDSLFGMQGVGSYSLTVGGTEELKREWLPRVARLEAIAGLALTEPDIGSDLRGVTTTIEATATGVRVDGRKSFITNGGAADFYCVLGREGEGYSMVLVPADSPGLTIRRGDDLIAPHILGELHFDGVEVPESHRLGVPGKAFSLMLQTLAVFRVTVAGSAVGLAQAALDEALNHARTREQFGRPLLELGAVSQSLAWSWTEVETARAITYRAAALAKSDPLAHLDYSSIAKVSATEAAGRVVDRSVQTMGRFGLVRGSKIERLYRNARPLRIYEGATEVLLDSLARRLDKRSR